The Geovibrio ferrireducens genome contains the following window.
GCTCTGCCCCTCCGTCTGCCCGACAGGAGCGCTGGACCCCAAGCTGAAGGAGCCTGAAAAGGTGCGCATGGGGCTTGCCTACATAGAGCAGGACAAATGCCTTAATTATCTGTACGTAAAAGATGAAAACATGGGCGGAACCAAAGGGTTCGCCACAATCTGCTCCACCTGCTACAACACCTGCCCATACACAGACGAGGCCATAATAATGGAGCAGTTTCTCCTGCCTGTTATAACCAATAAGTGCACCGGCTGCGGAATCTGCGTTGAGAAATGCCCCACCGAACCGAAATCGATCAGCATTATCCCGACCGGAATGGGGAACGAGGACTTGGCAGGTCTTTACTATCAGCGCTCCCGCAAGAACTTCAAAAAGGTTGAGGAAGCCGAAGGCTACAGCGGAGATGATGCTATAAAGAAAAAAATGAGCATAGATTCGGCAGGCGAAAAGCCTGAGTTCAAAT
Protein-coding sequences here:
- a CDS encoding 4Fe-4S dicluster domain-containing protein codes for the protein MSLREKVKNYLNKNPFKGYFKRNRLRPPGAVEEEKFMELCIRCARCIEVCPYESVKRADLFDRLQIGTPYVYADERACYLCMLCPSVCPTGALDPKLKEPEKVRMGLAYIEQDKCLNYLYVKDENMGGTKGFATICSTCYNTCPYTDEAIIMEQFLLPVITNKCTGCGICVEKCPTEPKSISIIPTGMGNEDLAGLYYQRSRKNFKKVEEAEGYSGDDAIKKKMSIDSAGEKPEFKFDYETTDKIDGWTE